A stretch of DNA from Anaerobacillus isosaccharinicus:
GTCTAGGGTGCAAAGTGAATATTTCTATTCTACCAGATTTTCTAATACCGTATTTCCAGCATACCGTCAAAACCGTATTGGATCGCGTTAATCAGATTCTACAAAACAAGAGAGTAAATGGCAGCCGTCAATTGTTGAGATTTTATCTTTGTCGATATTTAAAATGCATTAATTGGATTCATACATTCTTTATTAGTTTGGGGGAGATTAGTGGAAAGTCGGGGGATATAAAAAAAGAGGCCATAAAATATATGAAAATGATCCATGATTTTGGCGAATCACCCTTCTTACGAAGGTCACAGGGTCACTTAGCAAAATACCTTATGGCAAATTAATTCTATCATATTTGAGTGAATTTAAAAATAATCTCATTCCCACATAACTTTTTCATAGTCACAAAATAGCAAAAAAAGTAGAATTATAACCATGGATGACCGGTCGTCCTTCGATTAAAAGGAGGAAGATTCCATGAATGAAAAAGAACGCGAACAAGTGGCTTTATTTCGATATGGCTTAATAGCCCCGCTCTTTAATGGGCAAGTAGATTCGAAAGAATACTTAAAGGGATTAGAAGGGAAAGTTCATTCTATTCCTTATTATGGTGAAAAGAAAATTGCGCAGAAAACAATGAAAGAATGGCTTCTTAATTATCGAAGGAATGGTTTTGAAGCTTTAAAACCAAAGAAACGTATAGATCGCGGGAACTCACGCAGGCTATCCCCTGATGACCAAGATCAAATTCTTGAAATACGAAAAAAAACTCCCCATATGCCAGTTAGTGTTTTCTACGAACAACTAATCGAACGAGGAGAGATACAAAAAACCCAAATATCTTACTCTACTATAATTCGATTATTAAAAAAACACAACCTTATTGGGAAACAAATGTTGGCCATACCGGAAAGAAAACGTTTCGCTCACGATAAGGTGAATGTGTTGTGGCAAGCTGATCTGTCACATGGGCCATATGTACCAATCAATGGAAAAAAGACAAAGACATTTTTAATAGCCTATATAGATGATTGTTCAAGGCTAGTTCCATATGCACAATTTTTCTCTTCGGAGAAATTTGATGGGTTAAGAGTGGTCACGAAGGAAGCTTTAATTCGGAGAGGAAAGCCAACTATCCTTTATGCGGACAACGGCAAGATTTATAGATCTGAAACGCTTCAATACGCCTGTGCCCAGCTGGGAATTACACTGGCCCATACCCAACCTTATGATCCACGTGCGAAAGGTAAGGTAGAAAGGCTGTTTAAAACGATTCAAACACGATTTTATCCGTTATTACAAACCGACCCAGTACACTCCCTAGAGGAGTTAAACGAACGGTTCTGGAACTGGTTAGAAAGGGATTATCATAGAAGAGCTCATGCCTCATTAGACAATAAAACACCGCTTGAGGTATTTGAATCTCAACTAAAGGATATAACATTTCTAGAGGATTTGTCTATACTAGAGACGATTTTCTTGAAACGAGAACAGCGAAAAGTGAAACCTGATGGCACAATTTCAATAGATAAAAAACTCTATGAGGTCCCATCCTGCTTTATTGGTCAATCTATCGATGTGAGATTTGACGAAAATGGGATCTATGTCTTTGAAGAAAACAAAGAAGTAGCTAAAGCCATACCTGTATCTATGAAGGATAATGCACATGTCAAACGAATTCGCTCCCCATTTGCATTGACTCAATCGGCTGATGTGAAGGGAGAACAAGATCATGTATAAATCATTTTACTCCCTAGCACGAGTACCATTCTCAAAGGATATACGACCTTCGGAGGCATATCTTTCTCCTGATTACCAAGGTGCTTTACAAGCATTAAATTATCTACAGAAATCAAAGGGAATGGGCCTTCTAATTGGCGATCCTGGTGCAGGAAAAACCTTTACCTTACGGTCCTTTAAGGAATCATTAAACCCGTCTTTATATCATGTAGTCTATTTCCCTCTTTCAACGGGCGGTGTTATGGATTTTTATCGAGGATTAGCCTATGGATTAGGAGAGGAACCGAAGTTCCGTAAAGTCGATCTATTCAGGCAAATTCAACAAGGGATTGAGCGCATGTCAGTGGAACGCAAGATTACCCCTGTTTTCATTTTGGATGAAATGCATATGGCAAAGGATGCGTTTTTGCAGGATATAGCGCTATTATTTAACTTTCAAATGGATTCAACCAATCCATTTATCCTAATTTTAGCTGGGTTACCTCACTTAAAAACTAGATTAGCACTAAACCATAATCGCCCACTCTCACAGAGAATGATTATGAAGTACGAGATCCAGTCATTATCTAAAGAGGAAGTATCAGACTATATAAATCACCATATGAAGTTAGCTGGAGCAAAAATGCCCATTTTTACGGAAACCGCTATAGAAGCAATTGCCACACGCTCTCAAGGTTGTCCAAGGGTTATAAATAAATTAACCATTAACAGTTTATTATTTGGGTCTCAATTAAAGAAAGAACAGATAGATGAGGAAATCGTCAGATTAGCTATTGAGGAAAATGGATTATCGTGAAACGCGGGATACTAGTATTTGACCACCATCAGGGGGAATGGCGAGTATGGATTGGGCAGCAACCTTACTGGATAGAACAAGGTTACACGTTTGAACTTCGGATTAAGAACAGGCATTTTCATGCTTATTTAGAAAAGGATTTTGATTGGTTCGTAACTCTAGATCAGGAGGTAAGGTTTGTCCTGCATACTTATGAGGTTTACAAAATACGGCTAATACTACAGGATTATATTCGCATCGATGCCTCTTTATAGAGGCTTCTTTTTTCCGAAAAAAGCCGGTATATTTTGAAAGGAAATTTGCATATACCGAAATAAAGTGAAAAAAATAGCACATTATTTCAGATTTTCTCCTGGATTAAAGTGAAAATGGGAGTCCGGAATAATGTGCCCGTTTACACTTCTAGGAATACCAATTTTCTTTGCTACCTCTTCTTGTGTCAAATTGTTTTTCCTCCGAAGTTCCTTTAACCTTTCCTTTAAGATAACGTTACAATAATTATCTTTGTCCAACATCACGCTCAAGTACTGACCTCCAATTTGGTTTTACGGTTTCTATTAGTTAAAGAATACCACAAAACTAGTATTTTTTTATATCTAGTTGCGTCAAAAATAAAAAACCGAAAGAAACACCACCTATATAGATGTCATCTTTCGGTTTATGTCTAGCTCTCTCTCTAGCTCATTTCCACCAATTATTTTATGCTTCAGTAATAATAACGATTGTGCTTTCATCGAGTTCAAAATCCCAATCCACAAAGATATCATGGACTTTTTTATCTAAAATCGCTTCGAAATTAGTACTGTTATGTAAGTAGCCTTTTTCTAATGATCTTTTAATAACTTTTAAAAGTGTTTCTTTCCCATATCTTATAATTTCTTTTTCAATCCGAACAAGAATACCTGTACGGATGACGGCAATAGTTCGTGAATTCATTTGAAAAGAAGTAATCTTCTCTGGAGTTTTTTCAGCTTCTTTGCTTAAGGTACTTATTTTTTGTTCCACTTCTTCTTTTCCGTGATAATTATCAACCACTACAGTATCATAGAAGATTTCGTTTCCTATTGCAAAGATCATACCAGATCGATTCGTCATATTCCAATCGTAATAAATATGTTCTATTTGAACTCCAGTAACAGCATTAATAAAAGCTCTAATGTCGTGAATGAGCGCGTACATAAGTTTTTGTCTCATCTCATCGATGATCAAATCTTGATCTTGTTGCTGTAGAACCTTCTCGATCGGTGACAAGAAATTGCGGATATAAATAGTAAGATACTTTCCAGCCATCTGCACAAACACCGATTCAGGCCCTTTACCAAAATTCTCACGAAGTAAACTACCAGTGAAACTACTTATTTCTTTCTGTGCACTTTGCATATCACTGTTCATATCTTGCACCCCTTTTTAGGAAAAGAAAGACTTTTATTGACTTTCTTCTAATCTTCCCCAAAAATGAAAAAATATGAACCAAACGGATATTCACTATTATTATACAATAATATTTACATTTTTTTAAAGGTCTTTATAAAGCAAATATGAAAAAATAGCTGTTTAATTAACGGAACCGGGTCCTAGAAAACTATGGAATTTTAGAAATTCATTAAACTAGAAAAAATAGAGCTAATGATGCTAGCTCTATCTTTATTAATTATTTACTCCCATTTAAACGTTTTAGACGAAATTGCAAAGCAAACTAAAAACCATGCAACTAGAACTGCTGTTGGCACAAGGAGGTCAGCCATTGTCGCCCCGACATTCATCACCTCTCGCAGTACACCTGCAAGATGAGAAATTGGAATTAATGCCACCACTGGATGTAAAAAATCAGGCATGTTCGTAATCGGAAAGAAGATCCCTCCTAAAAAGAACATTGGAAACGAAATAAATCCTGCGATTGGTGAAGCGTGTTCAGGTGTTTTTGCTAGGTTTGCAACTAAAAATCCTAAAGACATAAACACAAGAATTCCTAAAATAAGATAGAACAAGAGTAGGAACCAATTCCCGTTCATTTGAGCACCAAGCAAGAAGATCCCAACACCTATAACTAAAATAGATTGAGTAATATTGAGAATGGCTCTAGCCGTAATTTGCGCAGCTACAAATGTACTAGCTGAGAGACCAGTTAACTTCATTCTACGTAGAACGCCTCGCTCCCGCCATGAAGAGATTTGTGCTGCAACACCGTTTAAATTACTAGATAAAATCATTAAAGCCGCAATGCCTGGAACTAAGAAATCTAAGTATGTTAAGTCTAGCGATTTAATTCCCAGACGCTCGACAAAAACAGTTTCTTGATAATCTGTTAACTGTTTATTTAATTGATCAACCGCTTGATCAATAATGGCAAAACCAAGCTGAGCGATGGCTTGATTTGTCTCATCATAGAATACTGAAAACGTAGGAACTTGTGCTCCTTTTTCAATTTCATTAGCAAATCCAGCGTCTATTTCGATTACAAACGAAAGATTTCCGTCCTCGACTTCTTGTTTCGCACTAGCGACATCTTCCCATTCTCGCAAGTCAATCGCTTCAACGTCTAAAAATGCTTCTTTCATTATCAATGAATACTCACTTTTGTCGTGATCTACCCATGCAACTGTAATATTCGTACCAGTTCCACCACCAAGAAACAACCCTAAGACGATCATTAAAAATAACGGGAAAAAAGTCGTCCAAAAAATAACCGCTTTATTACGAGCAAATAGCTTTAATTGAGCCAACGTTAATTGCCAATATGCTTTCATTCTTCTCTCAGGCTCCTTCCAGTTAACTGCAAGAACACATCTTCTAACGTTGCTCTTCTAGTTTGTAAATCTTGAATTTGTATTTTCTGATCTTCTGTGAATTTAATTAACGCGATTAAGCTATCTTGTAAATTCGTAGTATATAGAACTGCTTGATCCTTCAGTGTTGTCACCTTCGTTACCCCTGCAAGTGACTCTAGTAAGTGTAGATCTTGCCCCCATTTAAATTGAATAGCAGACTCCATTTCTAAAGAAGCAATTAAATTATCAGGCGTGTCTAGTGCCATTACCTTCCCATGATCCATAATGGCAAGGCGGTCACATAATACATATGCCTCTTCCATGTAGTGGGTTGATAGGATAATCGTTTTCCCTTGTAGTTTTAATTCTAGTACAATGTCCCATAATGATCTTCTTGCCTGTGGATCCAAACCTGTTGTCGGCTCATCTAGAAAAATCACTTCAGGATCATGAATTAACGCTAACCCTATGGCTAGTCGTTGTTTTTGCCCACCTGAAAGTCCTTTAATAGAATCTTTACGCTTTTCGATAAGGTTCATTTGTGCTAAGATCGTTTCTACTGGTTGACTTTTTCTATAGAAACTAGCATACATCCGTAAAATTTCTTCTACTGTTAACAGATCAAACATCGAAGTAGATTGAAGCTGAACACCAATATGTTCCGTTACTTTTTTACGATCTTTTTTCACTGAAAGATTGTTAATGATAACTTCACCAAAATCCGCATCGCGCAATCCTTCCATCATTTCCATTGTCGTTGTTTTTCCTGCTCCATTAGGTCCAAGAAGGCCAAATACCTCACCTTCATTCACAGTTAAACTGACCCCATCAACTGCTTTTAAGGAGCCATAATATTTTTTTAAATCTGTCACTTGAATCATTTCCATATATTCAACCCCTACAACTTTCTTTATAAGTCATTTTATCGATATTCTTCATGGAAGTCTAAAATTATGATTTTTAATTAGATTAATTTTTCTCTGTCTTCATTAATCATTTGAAAATACTTTTGTCACAAAAATGAATTGGTATACTTTGTTAGCTTGAGGAAAAGATACCATTAACCAAATTAATGAATAGTAGCGGTGTATTAGTTATGACAAACACATTAGATAAATGCCTGCAAAACAATATTACCAAAATTAAAAGTGACCTAGGAAATAGTACTGACCTTATTATTCGATTCTTAAACGTCAATGAAAAAATTAGCGTTGGATTGGTTTATTTTAATGGACTTTCCGATAAAGTGATGATTGAACATTCAATCATTGACTCTTTATTAAATCTCAAAGAGCTAGATGCTTCCGACGTCCATTTAGAGTTCTTAAAAGAAAAGATACTTGCAAACCCTGAAATAAGCAAAGCTAAAGATTTTCAAACAGTGTATCAGGCATTACTCTCAGGAGATACAGCAATTTTCATTGAGGGACATGAAGAGGCCTTTCTAGCTAGTACGAGAAAAATCGAAGAGCGAAGCGTCGCTGAACCAACTACCCAAGTTGTCATCAGAGGACCAAAAGATGGATTTGTTGAAAATATCACCGTTAACATTGCCTTAATTCGCAGACGAATTAAAGATCAAAATTTATGGTTGGAAACGCGAGAAATCGGCAAGGTTACCAAAACATCCGTATCAATGTTGTTTCTTCATGGAACAGCTGATGAAGAGATCTTAAATGAAGTTCGTATGCGCCTAGATAAAAT
This window harbors:
- a CDS encoding DUF5348 domain-containing protein, which encodes MKRGILVFDHHQGEWRVWIGQQPYWIEQGYTFELRIKNRHFHAYLEKDFDWFVTLDQEVRFVLHTYEVYKIRLILQDYIRIDASL
- a CDS encoding DUF6431 domain-containing protein — encoded protein: MIKIHDFGIGLVEYGERGKKNDFPLFDECPNCKCLAHGNLHRNGYYWRYGITEEETSYIPICRLRCLGCKVNISILPDFLIPYFQHTVKTVLDRVNQILQNKRVNGSRQLLRFYLCRYLKCINWIHTFFISLGEISGKSGDIKKEAIKYMKMIHDFGESPFLRRSQGHLAKYLMAN
- a CDS encoding ExeA family protein, producing the protein MYKSFYSLARVPFSKDIRPSEAYLSPDYQGALQALNYLQKSKGMGLLIGDPGAGKTFTLRSFKESLNPSLYHVVYFPLSTGGVMDFYRGLAYGLGEEPKFRKVDLFRQIQQGIERMSVERKITPVFILDEMHMAKDAFLQDIALLFNFQMDSTNPFILILAGLPHLKTRLALNHNRPLSQRMIMKYEIQSLSKEEVSDYINHHMKLAGAKMPIFTETAIEAIATRSQGCPRVINKLTINSLLFGSQLKKEQIDEEIVRLAIEENGLS
- a CDS encoding ABC transporter permease encodes the protein MKAYWQLTLAQLKLFARNKAVIFWTTFFPLFLMIVLGLFLGGGTGTNITVAWVDHDKSEYSLIMKEAFLDVEAIDLREWEDVASAKQEVEDGNLSFVIEIDAGFANEIEKGAQVPTFSVFYDETNQAIAQLGFAIIDQAVDQLNKQLTDYQETVFVERLGIKSLDLTYLDFLVPGIAALMILSSNLNGVAAQISSWRERGVLRRMKLTGLSASTFVAAQITARAILNITQSILVIGVGIFLLGAQMNGNWFLLLFYLILGILVFMSLGFLVANLAKTPEHASPIAGFISFPMFFLGGIFFPITNMPDFLHPVVALIPISHLAGVLREVMNVGATMADLLVPTAVLVAWFLVCFAISSKTFKWE
- a CDS encoding ABC transporter ATP-binding protein, which produces MEMIQVTDLKKYYGSLKAVDGVSLTVNEGEVFGLLGPNGAGKTTTMEMMEGLRDADFGEVIINNLSVKKDRKKVTEHIGVQLQSTSMFDLLTVEEILRMYASFYRKSQPVETILAQMNLIEKRKDSIKGLSGGQKQRLAIGLALIHDPEVIFLDEPTTGLDPQARRSLWDIVLELKLQGKTIILSTHYMEEAYVLCDRLAIMDHGKVMALDTPDNLIASLEMESAIQFKWGQDLHLLESLAGVTKVTTLKDQAVLYTTNLQDSLIALIKFTEDQKIQIQDLQTRRATLEDVFLQLTGRSLREE
- a CDS encoding Na-translocating system protein MpsC family protein, encoding MNSDMQSAQKEISSFTGSLLRENFGKGPESVFVQMAGKYLTIYIRNFLSPIEKVLQQQDQDLIIDEMRQKLMYALIHDIRAFINAVTGVQIEHIYYDWNMTNRSGMIFAIGNEIFYDTVVVDNYHGKEEVEQKISTLSKEAEKTPEKITSFQMNSRTIAVIRTGILVRIEKEIIRYGKETLLKVIKRSLEKGYLHNSTNFEAILDKKVHDIFVDWDFELDESTIVIITEA
- a CDS encoding helix-turn-helix transcriptional regulator, with translation MLDKDNYCNVILKERLKELRRKNNLTQEEVAKKIGIPRSVNGHIIPDSHFHFNPGENLK
- a CDS encoding DDE-type integrase/transposase/recombinase; protein product: MNEKEREQVALFRYGLIAPLFNGQVDSKEYLKGLEGKVHSIPYYGEKKIAQKTMKEWLLNYRRNGFEALKPKKRIDRGNSRRLSPDDQDQILEIRKKTPHMPVSVFYEQLIERGEIQKTQISYSTIIRLLKKHNLIGKQMLAIPERKRFAHDKVNVLWQADLSHGPYVPINGKKTKTFLIAYIDDCSRLVPYAQFFSSEKFDGLRVVTKEALIRRGKPTILYADNGKIYRSETLQYACAQLGITLAHTQPYDPRAKGKVERLFKTIQTRFYPLLQTDPVHSLEELNERFWNWLERDYHRRAHASLDNKTPLEVFESQLKDITFLEDLSILETIFLKREQRKVKPDGTISIDKKLYEVPSCFIGQSIDVRFDENGIYVFEENKEVAKAIPVSMKDNAHVKRIRSPFALTQSADVKGEQDHV